A genomic window from Thunnus maccoyii chromosome 2, fThuMac1.1, whole genome shotgun sequence includes:
- the LOC121908274 gene encoding trinucleotide repeat-containing gene 6C protein-like isoform X1, whose translation MEEKKKKKQEEKTKKDVAQKKAADQKPKVPEPAPTKPSPGPPYHLHPASPTLPLSSSSSSSSSSGNGKRASSNSQLPTQTPPQQQQQQQCQSSSASARYPPREVPPRFRQQEHKQLLKRGQPLPAGALSALTLSSSSSSSSSSAPSSSYSSSSTSTSSATPNSAVSAVGKRHPDISLQSGPGAQYETSHWGASLPVDSPSSANSWDKVIIDGSDTEAWPSISRSSDPSHPAATECPLGSASSNPDTSAVTTTSSSSFLSMATGATGQQAHYASLKSNNNMMTGPGSANTLAGNRGWVSDAKQDGMNGGRVGAPSNWGSPNFNLNLNPNANPSAWPVLGHEGGGGGGIGPNGVSNSSSLPPGINGNGNMGNGTLGGADTSGGGWGGMISANESDKQHPSTNTSLSFNMEPANLNTDGPNHTKQQQQAQEPMSPIHGLTGWGGQSPTESSQLNGDTKGSSVWGSGENKAADSPKDSGWDSAPSGGLSAWGRQGSGGGGSSGSGGWGDWGKCSGGGGDTSKGWDSVDAGSSGSGQEPQLNSWGQQPGTAPASEGSGDSSEGRSHHRDRSSSMDFTPVLPRQDLDPRVLSNSGWGQTPIRQHTVWEMEEANSDDVKSNSSSDTLGSSSSNGGPSATNGGTINPNIGPSQRPGSGGKNDSEGSSSSGWGAPPLQSIQTGSGWGDPPQSLNKASNGTTSGWGDPLPTNGPKSAGTPSWGSEDKSPNWDDGLTKSQPTNWGEGPKSSHGWGNSNGGSNSSSTRDWGEAEVKNNGSSSSMWEGEGGNGGSGGWKESPRGGTRGGGWGKPASAVSNSSWGETPRANGPVQGGWGSSKPQESSSSSTGSGGGGSIGSWGGPGSVKQNTSSWSSVNKQDQGMEPTGWEEPSPPSIRRKMEIDDGTSTWGDPNAYNKTVNMWDRNNPSSNPGNSGPPPSKNGGMIMPNNNNNNHSVGPGNNNHSVGPGNNNHHHAHHMHHHPHHGHPPTHLQHHGNNNGSPNNGASHPGAGPQGRPPLANSGWGELPNVQPKSEPAWGEPATPTTVDNGTSAWGKPPGGVGGWGDGGHEPSGPYGRANGPPGPAPCKPGPKPMQDGWGNGGEEMGMSSSQWDTEDGDMWNSPTSQESSSSCNSWGNGPKKGPSKVKMGNKPDEAWIMNRLIKQLTDMGFPRDPAEEALKSNNMNLDQAMSALLEKKTDLDKRGMGMSDYSNGLNKPLVCRPSALSKDPSDRNTFLDKDGVLSDDAPPSPFLPSPSLKLPLANSSLPGQGLGQGNPGLAMQNLNNRQIPSGMFGSSGAAQTRAMQQQQQQQPPPQPPVPPLSSSQPSLRAQVPQFLSPQVQAQLLQFAAKNIGLNPALLTSPINPQQMTLLYQLQQLQMAYQRLQIQQQMMQAQRNVSGPIRQQEQQVARTITNMQQQIQQHQRQLYQALLMKQQQLPSHSSSSSSSAGLHPPGGPAGGPGSGKSTLDPFTGPHQAPGLADTLHTKEPPSSPNAYSTYPLSGLNPNMNVNCMEVGGLSLKEPPQPQSRLSQWTHSNSMDSLSGNSSNMENNLNKHGAISAASTLGPPGKPPQLEDSYSPYNLMSSSESPTSPLVPPDSWGQGKSPNEKISNGTNINWPPEFCPGVPWKGLQNIDPENDPNMTPGSVPSGPTINTNIHDVNRYLLRDRNGGKLSDMKSTWSPGPISQSQASLSHELWKVPQGPRSTTAPSRPPPGLTNTKPSSTWGGNSLGLAQGWSGSYSSEGTTWSTDNSNRTSSWLVLRNLTPQIDGSTLRTLCMQHGPLITFHLNLTQGNAVVRYSSKDEAAKAQKSLHMCVLGNTTILAEFAGEEEVNRFFAQGQSLGANTTSWQANPGTNQNRMGGAAQSHSIGQWSSSGGGKASGGDLLWGGVPQYSSLWGPPSGEDARVIGSPTPINTLLPGDLLSGESM comes from the exons ACATATCCCTCCAGAGTGGCCCTGGTGCCCAGTATGAGACCTCTCATTGGGGCGCCTCTTTACCAGTTGACAGCCCCTCCAGTGCCAACAGCTGGGACAAAGTGATTATTGACGGAAGTGACACAGAAGCTTGGCCCTCCATCAGCCGCAGTAGTGACCCCAGCCACCCTGCAGCAACAGAATGCCCCTTGGGCTCAGCTAGTTCCAACCCAGACACCAGTGCTGTCACTACCaccagtagtagtagttttcTGAGTATGGCCACAGGTGCCACAGGCCAGCAGGCCCACTACGCCTCTCTCAAATCTAACAATAACATGATGACAGGACCTGGGTCAGCCAACACATTAGCTGGGAACAGAGGCTGGGTCTCAGATGCAAAACAAGATGGTATGAATGGTGGCCGTGTAGGAGCGCCCAGTAACTGGGGCTCTCCCAATTTTAACTTGAACCTCAATCCTAATGCCAACCCATCAGCTTGGCCTGTTCTGGGCCATGagggtggtggaggtggtggtatTGGCCCTAATGGGGTGTCCAACTCATCATCCCTTCCACCAGGTATTAATGGCAATGGAAATATGGGAAATGGGACCCTGGGAGGTGCGGATACGAGtggaggaggttggggtggcATGATAAGTGCTAATGAAAGTGATAAGCAGCACCCTTCAACCAACACAAGCTTGTCCTTCAATATGGAACCTGCTAACCTTAACACTGACGGACCAAACCACACTAAGCAACAGCAGCAAGCTCAGGAGCCTATGAGCCCTATCCATGGGTTAACTGGCTGGGGAGGCCAGTCACCCACTGAATCATCCCAGCTCAATGGGGACACAAAAGGCAGCTCTGTATGGGGTAGTGGAGAAAATAAGGCAGCTGACTCCCCCAAAGACTCAGGCTGGGACTCAGCTCCTTCTGGAGGCCTCTCTGCCTGGGGTCGCCAaggcagtggtggtggtgggagtaGTGGAAGTGGTGGCTGGGGTGACTGGGGAAAATGctctggtggtggtggagatACATCTAAAGGCTGGGACTCAGTAGATGCTGGTAGTTCTGGTTCAGGCCAAGAGCCGCAACTTAACTCATGGGGCCAGCAGCCTGGAACAGCCCCAGCAAGTGAGGGTAGTGGGGACAGCAGTGAAGGTCGATCCCACCACAGAGACAGGTCTTCAAGCATGGATTTTACCCCTGTGCTACCCCGACAGGACCTGGACCCAAGGGTGCTGAGTAACTCGGGTTGGGGACAGACCCCCATCCGACAGCACACCGTATGGGAGATGGAAGAAGCCAACTCTGATGATGTGAAGAGCAACAGCAGCTCGGACACCTTAGGAAGCTCAAGCTCTAATGGTGGACCATCAGCCACCAATGGAGGTACCATAAACCCTAACATTGGCCCCAGTCAGAGGCCTGGGTCTGGAGGAAAAAATGACAGTGAAGGATCATCATCCTCTGGCTGGGGAGCCCCTCCACTTCAGTCAATCCAGACTGGATCAGGATGGGGGGACCCCCCACAGTCACTCAACAAAGCCTCAAATGGCACCACCAGTGGCTGGGGCGACCCTTTGCCTACCAATGGTCCTAAAAGTGCAGGCACACCATCCTGGGGATCTGAGGACAAGTCACCCAACTGGGATGATGGTCTGACAAAAAGCCAGCCTACTAACTGGGGAGAGGGTCCCAAAAGCTCCCATGGTTGGGGCAACAGTAATGGGGGCTCCAATAGCTCCAGCACAAGGGACTGGGGAGAAGCAGAAGTCAAGAACAATGGGTCCTCCAGCAGCATGtgggaaggagaaggaggaaatggAGGAAGTGGTGGGTGGAAGGAAAGCCCCAGAGGAGGAACTAGAGGAGGAGGCTGGGGTAAGCCTGCTTCTGCTGTGAGTAATAGCAGCTGGGGGGAGACCCCACGTGCCAATGGCCCAGTGCAGGGAGGCTGGGGCTCCTCCAAGCCccaggagagcagcagcagtagcaccGGCAGTGGAGGAGGTGGCAGCATTGGTTCTTGGGGTGGTCCTGGTTCTGTGAAGCAGAACACCTCTAGCTGGAGCAGTGTCAACAAACAGGACCAGGGTATGGAGCCCACTGGCTGGGAAGagccctcccctccctccatccgCAGGAAGATGGAGATTGACGATGGAACGTCCACCTGGGGCGATCCCAACGCCTACAACAAGACTGTCAACATGTGGGATCGCAACAATCCCTCTAGTAACCCAGGCAACAGCGGCCCACCTCCCAGTAAGAATGGTGGAATGATTATGcccaacaataacaacaacaatcacTCTGTCGGCCCTGGCAACAACAATCACTCTGTCGGCCCTGGCAACAACAATCACCATCATGCTCACCACATGCACCACCATCCCCATCATGGCCATCCCCCAACTCACCTGCAGCACCATGGAAACAACAATGGGTCACCCAACAATGGCGCTTCACACCCAGGTGCGGGCCCCCAGGGTAGACCCCCCCTCGCCAACTCAG GTTGGGGAGAGCTTCCCAATGTTCAGCCCAAATCGGAGCCTGCTTGGGGAGAACCAGCAACTCCAACAACTGTGGACAATGGCACTTCTGCCTGGGGCAAGCCCCCAGGGGGTGTAGGAGGATGGGGAGATGGTGGCCACGAGCCCTCTGGACCTTATGGCAGGGCCAACGGACCCCCGGGTCCTGCACCCTGCAAGCCAG GCCCCAAACCTATGCAAGATGGCTGGGGAAACGGAGGAGAGGAAATGGGCATGTCTAGCAGCCAATGGGACACTGAGGATGGGGACATGTGGAACAGCCCCACCTCCCAGGAGAGCAGCTCTTCTTGCAATTCCTGGGGCAATGGACCCAAGAAGGGCCCGAGCAAG GTGAAGATGGGCAACAAGCCAGACGAGGCCTGGATCATGAACCGTCTCATCAAACAGCTCACTGACATGGGTTTTCCG AGAGACCCTGCTGAGGAGGctttgaagagcaacaacatGAACCTTGACCAGGCCATGA GCGCCCTGTTGGAGAAGAAGACAGACCTGGACAAGCGTGGCATGGGCATGTCTGATTACAGCAATGGCCTGAACAAGCCCCTGGTGTGCCGGCCCTCTGCGCTCTCCAAAGACCCCTCCGACCGCAACACCTTTCTTGACAAG GATGGTGTTCTGTCAGATGACGCCCCCCCATCACCGTTTCTGCCTTCCCCCAGCCTGAAGCTCCCCCTGGCCAACAGTAGCCTTCCTGGGCAGGGTCTGGGACAGGGCAACCCGGGGCTGGCCATGCAAAACTTGAACAACAGACAG ATACCCAGTGGAATGTTTGGCAGTAGTGGAGCAGCACAAACCCGGgccatgcagcagcagcagcagcagcagcctcctccTCAGCCACCAGTGCCACCTCTCAGCTCCTCCCAGCCTAGTCTACGTGCGCAAGTGCCTCAGTTTCTCTCCCCTCAG GTCCAAGCACAGCTCTTGCAGTTTGCAGCAAAAAACATTGGTCTGAACCCTGCACTTTTAACCTCACCAATAAACCCTCAACAAATGACCCTGTTGTATCAACTTCAGCAACTGCAAATG GCGTACCAGCGTTTACAAatccagcagcagatgatgCAGGCGCAACGCAATGTTTCCGGCCCCATTAGACAACAAGAGCAGCAA GTTGCACGTACAATCACCAACATGCAGCAGCAGATCCAGCAGCACCAGCGTCAGCTGTACCAGGCGCTGCTGATGAAGCAGCAGCAACTTCCCtctcattcctcctcctcttcctcctccgctGGTCTGCATCCCCCTGGTGGCCCAGCTGGAGGCCCTGGCTCCGGCAAATCAACCCTGGACCCTTTCACAGGCCCACACCAGGCTCCGGGCCTCGCCGACACACTGCACACCAAAGAGCCGCCGTCTTCGCCCAACGCCTACAGCACCTACCCTCTCT CTGGACTGAATccaaacatgaatgtaaactgCATGGAGGTTGGGGGTCTGTCCCTGAAGGAGCCCCCTCAGCCCCAGTCCCGCCTGTCCCAGTGGACACACTCCAACTCCATGGACAGCCTCTCTGGCAACTCCTCAAACATGGAGAACAATCTCAATAAGCACG GTGCCATATCTGCTGCCTCTACCCTGGGCCCCCCTGGGAAGCCCCCCCAGCTGGAGGACTCATACAGCCCATACAATCTGATGTCCAGCTCTGAGTCCCCCACCAGCCCACTGGTGCCCCCAGACAGCTGGGGCCAGGGCAAGAGCCCCAACGAGAAGATCTCCAATGGGACCAACATTAACTGGCCCCCAG AATTCTGCCCAGGTGTGCCATGGAAGGGCCTTCAGAACATCGACCCTGAGAATGACCCCAACATGACCCCTGGCAGCGTCCCCAGCGGTCCCACCATCAACACCAACATCCATGACGTCAACCGATACCTGCTGAGGGACAGGAATGGAG GTAAACTGTCTGACATGAAGTCCACCTGGTCCCCAGGGCCTATTTCCCAGAGCCAAGCCTCTCTCTCCCACGAGCTATGGAAAGTCCCACAGGGGCCGCGCAGCACCACGGCCCCTTCCCGACCCCCACCAGGCCTCACCAACACCAAGCCCTCTTCCACCTGGGGTGGCAACTCTCTGGGCCTGGCCCAAGGCTGGAGTGGCTCCTACTCCTCTG AGGGAACCACCTGGAGTACTGACAACTCCAACAGGACCAGCAGCTGGCTGGTGCTGAGGAATCTCACCCCACAG ATTGATGGTTCAACTCTGCGGACCCTGTGCATGCAGCACGGCCCCCTGATCACATTCCACCTCAACCTGACCCAGGGGAACGCCGTGGTGCGCTACAGCTCCAAGGACGAGGCCGCCAAGGCCCAGAAGTCTCTGCACAT GTGTGTGCTTGGAAACACCACCATCCTGGCGGAGTTCGCCGGCGAGGAGGAGGTGAACCGCTTCTTTGCACAAGGCCAGTCGCTAGGGGCGAACACCACTAGTTGGCAGGCCAACCCAGGAACCAATCAAAACCGGATGGGCGGGGCAGCGCAGTCCCACTCAATTGGCCAGTGGAGCAGCAGCGGAGGAGGAAAGGCCAGCGGAGGCGACCTGCTGTGGGGAGGGGTGCCCCAGTACTCCAGCCTGTGGGGACCGCCGAGCGGAGAAGACGCCCGCGTGATCGGGAGCCCCACCCCCATTAACACCCTGCTGCCTGGAGATCTGCTGAGTGGGGAGTCCATGTAG